Proteins found in one Ptychodera flava strain L36383 chromosome 3, AS_Pfla_20210202, whole genome shotgun sequence genomic segment:
- the LOC139129352 gene encoding adhesion G protein-coupled receptor L2-like: MLRLCILLAFFPPNISGLGLLEQPVSTTVAIGSTVRLDCKVSGKPAGAIVHWMKDAVVITNDDVVIPGDGRLSVVGDHSSGEYDLLITDVDGGDTAGYRCSVTESSTLLIMSNVASVTVDPSLTMPPTSPPVTTDALAQTTPSPTTLAEPTSAVISDLTTLQDHVSEQEHFSLVEGQTIMSLLNNFLQSGAVTEVANLTMANEILITVIFKTNASLGGETDLLQYIDVTIDTADRHIDPALKDIWLSSTQGSTSSELPGITLPVTGTLLALDHFAVCINQYVIQSTSTSYETVLDNIDVYSSTYLFADLDGSLAIRISESVSLSIPNILLQTTGSKGVSVTCIEYKSMAAIMPAEVAMDTVGDVTERLNVSLGSGVVSVTMSPKPSIPFVQPFTLSFNDIKNTHGDIMCGSIDIASGWTTDGCDTIIDVGGVVNCHCDHMTNFALLVQVADIEIDSANSQALSIISQVGCAISITCLLITFVIMVCLRLRSDRAIILMNLVAALTLAQLLFLAGASATGNETLCRALAICLHYLFLAAFFWMLVEGVQLYIKVRNVFTPSHNVLPYYAIVGWVSPVIIVVVTASIRYDHYGNGKLCWLSTDNGVIYAFVVPVLVITLANLFVIASVLKAFFSVRVNAKKTDAQKIKAGIRASLVLVPLLGLTWLFGIFAVNEETLIFQYIFAILNSLQGMFIFLFHCALNDEVKNSCHRRFASRFTSSRMVVSSAWANDSKTKKTASSRLGSPSHTKVAPLEVNKVDVGLKNKDRKH, encoded by the exons ATGCTTCGACTGTGTATACTGCTTGCTTTCTTTCCGCCAAACATTTCTGGACTAG GTTTATTAGAACAGCCAGTGTCGACCACTGTGGCCATAGGAAGCACGGTTCGCTTGGATTGCAAGGTGTCGGGTAAACCCGCAGGGGCCATCGTACACTGGATGAAAGATGCAGTCGTCATCACGAATGACGATGTCGTCATACCAGGAGACGGGCGGCTTTCTGTCGTTGGCGACCATTCAAGTGGGGAGTATGATCTTCTCATCACGGATGTTGATGGGGGCGACACAGCCGGTTACCGTTGTTCCGTGACGGAAAGCAGCACTCTCCTAATTATGTCGAATGTGGCCTCTGTCACCGTTGATC CATCCCTGACGATGCCACCTACATCGCCGCCGGTAACAACAGATGCGCTTGCGCAGACGACTCCATCACCAACGACACTGGCGGAGCCGacatcag CTGTAATCTCCGACCTAACGACATTACAAGACCAC GTCAGTGAACAAGAACACTTCTCATTGGTTGAAGGACAGACTATCATGTCGCTGTTGAATAATTTTCTCCAATCGGGCGCCGTAACAGAGGTGGCCAATCTCACCATGGCCAATGAGATTCTTATCACTGTGATATTCAAGACAAATGCAAGTCTTGGCGGTGAAACGGATTTGCTGCAGTACATTGAC GTAACAATAGATACAGCCGACCGACACATTGACCCTGCTCTAAAAGACATATGGCTGTCTTCAACTCAG GGTTCGACGTCGTCCGAATTGCCTGGGATTACTTTACCCGTCACTGGCACACTACTCGCACTCGATCACTTCGCCGTTTGCATCAACCAATACGTCATCCAAAGTACAAGCACATCTTATGAAACTGTTCTGGATAACATTG ATGTTTACAGCAGTACGTATCTCTTCGCTGACTTGGACGGATCGTTAGCTATCCGTATATCTGAATCTGTATCTCTGAGTATACCAAATATTCTGCTACAGACAACAG GTTCAAAGGGGGTCAGTGTGACCTGCATCGAGTACAAGTCAATGGCAGCGATTATGCCAGCGGAGGTTGCCATGGATACGGTCGGAGATGTGACGGAGAGGCTCAATGTCAGTTTAGGAAGTGGTGTTGTCTCGGTAACGATGTCACCGAAGCCATCAATTCCGTTTGTACAACCATTCACGTTATCTTTCAACGACATAAAG AATACCCATGGCGACATCATGTGCGGTTCCATCGACATTGCCAG TGGATGGACCACTGACGGCTGCGACACCATAATCGACGTTGGGGGCGTCGTAAACTGCCACTGTGACCACATGACAAACTTCGCCCTCTTGGTTCAAGTCGCTGATATAGAG ATTGATAGCGCCAATTCTCAAGCATTATCAATTATCAGCCAAGTAGGATGTGCAATCTCCATCACGTGTCTTCTCATAACATTCGTTATCATGGTGTGTCTAAG ATTGCGTTCCGATCGCGCTATTATTTTGATGAATCTTGTGGCCGCGCTCACTTTGGCGCAACTACTATTTTTGGCGGGTGCATCGGCGACTGGTAACGAG acacTTTGTCGAGCTTTAGCCATCTGTCTGCACTACTTGTTCTTGGCGGCATTTTTCTGGATGTTGGTAGAGGGCGTGCAACTCTACATCAAAGTCCGCAATGTCTTTACGCCGTCCCACAACGTCTTACCTTACTATGCAATCGTTGGCTGGGTGTCACCCGTGATCATCGTGGTTGTCACAGCGAGTATAAGATATGATCACTATGGCAACGGCAAATT GTGTTGGCTGTCTACGGATAACGGCGTCATCTATGCATTCGTTGTCCCTGTCCTGGTCATTACGCTG GCAAACTTATTCGTCATAGCAAGTGTTTTAAAAGCGTTCTTCTCAGTTCGGGTCAACGCCAAGAAGACGGACGCCCAGAAAATTAA AGCTGGGATCCGTGCCAGTCTGGTTCTGGTGCCGCTGCTTGGTTTGACCTGGCTATTCGGTATATTCGCCGTCAACGAAGAAACCCTCATTTTCCAGTACATCTTTGCAATTCTCAACTCTCTTCAG GGTATGTTCATATTTCTCTTCCATTGCGCACTCAACGATGAG GTGAAAAATAGCTGCCACCGTCGATTTGCAAGTCGGTTCACGTCATCAAGGATGGTCGTATCGTCGGCGTGGGCGAACGACTCGAAGACCAAGAAAACGGCCAGCTCAAGACTGGGATCTCCGTCA CACACCAAGGTGGCTCCGTTGGAGGTCAACAAAGTGGACGTCGGCTTGAAGAACAAAGATCGCAAACACTGA